A stretch of DNA from Persephonella sp.:
AAAGGGGGTCAATACTATCTGCTGAATCAGATATCCATAACAATGGCTGTTTTTTTAATAGGAATATGGGCTTCCACTGTTGTGGTTGAAACATTTAAAGATAAAGATCCTGATTATGTTGTTATTGATGAGATAGCAGGATACATGGTTGGTATGATTGGTTTTTCTCCAACATGGGAACATCTTTTGATAGCCTTTGTCCTTTTTAGATTTTTTGATATTTTGAAACCTCCCCCGATAAAACTTTTTGAGAAATTGCCTTCAGGTTTTGGGGTTATGACAGATGATATAATTGCAGGTATTTACACATGGATAGCCAT
This window harbors:
- a CDS encoding phosphatidylglycerophosphatase A, with the translated sequence MENQEKQKITEDRPEESLKTMIAFFLSTGFFVGKIPVAPGTLGTLVGIIPILIYWNKGGQYYLLNQISITMAVFLIGIWASTVVVETFKDKDPDYVVIDEIAGYMVGMIGFSPTWEHLLIAFVLFRFFDILKPPPIKLFEKLPSGFGVMTDDIIAGIYTWIAMFFIVNFLGI